Proteins from a single region of Esox lucius isolate fEsoLuc1 chromosome 13, fEsoLuc1.pri, whole genome shotgun sequence:
- the LOC117595443 gene encoding inner centromere protein-like isoform X3 yields the protein MAISALEIRYVLLEWTEGEDRGAHSILALDCVRNFSVKNFLERTEKNEKLVEWRKGRQPWPVHRARIIDVAKFEKTLQIKLRGIEMEKEVTQQTKRPHIPNSKYRDQGQTEKASKKRVDNKKRCPSKYNHEEKEEEEEEDEARHDRPSKNKRASEEEERIGDEEDIVPPSKKKTAAEFRKHLDEQMWERRKLDQMQRNLQELRNEVHSLKNENARLKDIIINQIPQMKSDIAIIAQKKTGRTPVEDLDSSFSTFGEMQPTPERRQSPEDSEPFKESPMVTERFRETPQTAATAETSAKTQMEVIKGSGVFCQAEAWKAARLAPSATAMVRNLLLGTFDLETLLKSNLNGGKPTRGDGEQLVALDQIKKAAIIDATLKKWPAASRGQIGTSINSKLTELRRSTR from the exons ATGGCGATATCAGCGTTGGAGATCCGCTATGTCCTACTTGAATGGACTGAGGGTGAGGATAGAGGGGCCCATAGTATTTTGGCTCTCGACTGTGTCCGgaatttttcagtaaaaaatttTCTTGAAAGGACTGAAAAAAACGAGAAGCTGGTGGAATGGCGAAAAGGCCGCCAACCCTGGCCGGTGCACCGAGCAAGAATTATTGACGTGGCAA AATTTGAAAAAACTCTCCAAATTAAACTGCGTGGGatcgagatggagaaagaagtcacacagcaaacaaaacGTCCTCACATCCCAAACTCAAAGTACCGTGATCAGGGGCAGACTGAGAAGGCTTCAAAGAAAAGG gTTGACAATAAAAAGAGATGTCCTTCTAAATACAACCacgaggagaaggaggaggaggaggaggaggatgaggcgcGTCATGACAGGCCTTCAAAGAACAAG cggGCCAGCGAAGAGGAGGAGCGTAttggggatgaagaggacatagTACCACCCTCTAAGAAAAAG ACAGCTGCTGAATTTAGAAAACACCTGGATGAACAGatgtgggagagaaggaaacttgaccaaatgcaaagaaatttGCAGGAGTTGAGAAATGAAGTCCATtctcttaaaaatgaaaatgcacgtCTGAAAGACATTATCATCAATC AAATCcctcaaatgaaaagtgacatcgCCATTATTGCTCAAAAG AAGACTGGAAGGACTCCTGTGGAGGATCTAGATTCCTCCTTCTCGACTTTTGGAGAAATGCAACCG actccagagaggagacagagcccAGAGGACAGCGAGCCCTTTAAAGAAAGTCCCATGGTGACTGAGCGCTTTCGAGAGAcaccacag ACTGCAGCAACAGCTGAGACCTCAgcgaaaacacag atggAAGTTATAAAGGGCTCTGGGGTGTTTTGCCAGGCAGAAGCGTGGAAAGCAGCCCGCCTTGCCCCCTCTGCTACTGCCATGGTGCGGAATCTCCTGCTGGGCACCTTTGATTTGGAGACTTTGCTGAAAAGCAACCTGAATg GTGGGAAGCCAACCAGAGGGGATGGGGAGCAGCTGGTCGCACTTGACCAAATTAAAAAGGCAGCCATTATTG ATGCTACATTGAAGAAGTGGCCGGCAGCCAGCCGAGGGCAGATAGGCACATCTATCAATTCAAAGCTCACGGAGCTGAGAAGATCAACaagataa
- the LOC117595443 gene encoding inner centromere protein-like isoform X1, translating into MAISALEIRYVLLEWTEGEDRGAHSILALDCVRNFSVKNFLERTEKNEKLVEWRKGRQPWPVHRARIIDVAKFEKTLQIKLRGIEMEKEVTQQTKRPHIPNSKYRDQGQTEKASKKRVDNKKRCPSKYNHEEKEEEEEEDEARHDRPSKNKRASEEEERIGDEEDIVPPSKKKTAAEFRKHLDEQMWERRKLDQMQRNLQELRNEVHSLKNENARLKDIIINQIPQMKSDIAIIAQKKTGRTPVEDLDSSFSTFGEMQPTPERRQSPEDSEPFKESPMVTERFRETPQTAATAETSAKTQMEVIKGSGVFCQAEAWKAARLAPSATAMVRNLLLGTFDLETLLKSNLNGGKPTRGDGEQLVALDQIKKAAIIATLLGYCAVRCYIEEVAGSQPRADRHIYQFKAHGAEKINKINSFFFLFSFLSCFCSCSI; encoded by the exons ATGGCGATATCAGCGTTGGAGATCCGCTATGTCCTACTTGAATGGACTGAGGGTGAGGATAGAGGGGCCCATAGTATTTTGGCTCTCGACTGTGTCCGgaatttttcagtaaaaaatttTCTTGAAAGGACTGAAAAAAACGAGAAGCTGGTGGAATGGCGAAAAGGCCGCCAACCCTGGCCGGTGCACCGAGCAAGAATTATTGACGTGGCAA AATTTGAAAAAACTCTCCAAATTAAACTGCGTGGGatcgagatggagaaagaagtcacacagcaaacaaaacGTCCTCACATCCCAAACTCAAAGTACCGTGATCAGGGGCAGACTGAGAAGGCTTCAAAGAAAAGG gTTGACAATAAAAAGAGATGTCCTTCTAAATACAACCacgaggagaaggaggaggaggaggaggaggatgaggcgcGTCATGACAGGCCTTCAAAGAACAAG cggGCCAGCGAAGAGGAGGAGCGTAttggggatgaagaggacatagTACCACCCTCTAAGAAAAAG ACAGCTGCTGAATTTAGAAAACACCTGGATGAACAGatgtgggagagaaggaaacttgaccaaatgcaaagaaatttGCAGGAGTTGAGAAATGAAGTCCATtctcttaaaaatgaaaatgcacgtCTGAAAGACATTATCATCAATC AAATCcctcaaatgaaaagtgacatcgCCATTATTGCTCAAAAG AAGACTGGAAGGACTCCTGTGGAGGATCTAGATTCCTCCTTCTCGACTTTTGGAGAAATGCAACCG actccagagaggagacagagcccAGAGGACAGCGAGCCCTTTAAAGAAAGTCCCATGGTGACTGAGCGCTTTCGAGAGAcaccacag ACTGCAGCAACAGCTGAGACCTCAgcgaaaacacag atggAAGTTATAAAGGGCTCTGGGGTGTTTTGCCAGGCAGAAGCGTGGAAAGCAGCCCGCCTTGCCCCCTCTGCTACTGCCATGGTGCGGAATCTCCTGCTGGGCACCTTTGATTTGGAGACTTTGCTGAAAAGCAACCTGAATg GTGGGAAGCCAACCAGAGGGGATGGGGAGCAGCTGGTCGCACTTGACCAAATTAAAAAGGCAGCCATTATTG CCACATTGCTGGGGTATTGCGCTGTAAG ATGCTACATTGAAGAAGTGGCCGGCAGCCAGCCGAGGGCAGATAGGCACATCTATCAATTCAAAGCTCACGGAGCTGAGAAGATCAACaagataaatagttttttttttctattcagttttttgtcttgtttttgttcttgttctaTTTGA
- the LOC117595443 gene encoding inner centromere protein-like isoform X4 → MEKEVTQQTKRPHIPNSKYRDQGQTEKASKKRVDNKKRCPSKYNHEEKEEEEEEDEARHDRPSKNKRASEEEERIGDEEDIVPPSKKKTAAEFRKHLDEQMWERRKLDQMQRNLQELRNEVHSLKNENARLKDIIINQIPQMKSDIAIIAQKKTGRTPVEDLDSSFSTFGEMQPTPERRQSPEDSEPFKESPMVTERFRETPQTAATAETSAKTQMEVIKGSGVFCQAEAWKAARLAPSATAMVRNLLLGTFDLETLLKSNLNGGKPTRGDGEQLVALDQIKKAAIIATLLGYCAVRCYIEEVAGSQPRADRHIYQFKAHGAEKINKINSFFFLFSFLSCFCSCSI, encoded by the exons atggagaaagaagtcacacagcaaacaaaacGTCCTCACATCCCAAACTCAAAGTACCGTGATCAGGGGCAGACTGAGAAGGCTTCAAAGAAAAGG gTTGACAATAAAAAGAGATGTCCTTCTAAATACAACCacgaggagaaggaggaggaggaggaggaggatgaggcgcGTCATGACAGGCCTTCAAAGAACAAG cggGCCAGCGAAGAGGAGGAGCGTAttggggatgaagaggacatagTACCACCCTCTAAGAAAAAG ACAGCTGCTGAATTTAGAAAACACCTGGATGAACAGatgtgggagagaaggaaacttgaccaaatgcaaagaaatttGCAGGAGTTGAGAAATGAAGTCCATtctcttaaaaatgaaaatgcacgtCTGAAAGACATTATCATCAATC AAATCcctcaaatgaaaagtgacatcgCCATTATTGCTCAAAAG AAGACTGGAAGGACTCCTGTGGAGGATCTAGATTCCTCCTTCTCGACTTTTGGAGAAATGCAACCG actccagagaggagacagagcccAGAGGACAGCGAGCCCTTTAAAGAAAGTCCCATGGTGACTGAGCGCTTTCGAGAGAcaccacag ACTGCAGCAACAGCTGAGACCTCAgcgaaaacacag atggAAGTTATAAAGGGCTCTGGGGTGTTTTGCCAGGCAGAAGCGTGGAAAGCAGCCCGCCTTGCCCCCTCTGCTACTGCCATGGTGCGGAATCTCCTGCTGGGCACCTTTGATTTGGAGACTTTGCTGAAAAGCAACCTGAATg GTGGGAAGCCAACCAGAGGGGATGGGGAGCAGCTGGTCGCACTTGACCAAATTAAAAAGGCAGCCATTATTG CCACATTGCTGGGGTATTGCGCTGTAAG ATGCTACATTGAAGAAGTGGCCGGCAGCCAGCCGAGGGCAGATAGGCACATCTATCAATTCAAAGCTCACGGAGCTGAGAAGATCAACaagataaatagttttttttttctattcagttttttgtcttgtttttgttcttgttctaTTTGA
- the LOC117595442 gene encoding uncharacterized protein LOC117595442, with translation MDPVRYKRYLVDDEAPVPERTKRRRKRKDISEDMGDDEEAVASSSTTQYLTQEDNQDDPVSTASDDTMNQPIPGPSSSPGEAVEEHLEDPTSPTLDQKPTKEQVELLLLALKLKHGLTNRALEDIMHLINFIAGPGGELVSGSKYLFYKAFDSVKDILEVHYVCKSCKVSMQEGPFNVKCPVCDQDTSKAHAQKDQCFLYLPLKYQIKKLLEDHQLGKHLKHRFEKKDASIKDIHDGHLYKKLSPLASPDSISLTFNCDGVPVHKSNTKSLWPILCTINELPIQLRAKHVMLCGLWFGQNKPNMNTYMKPFVDECIELYSNGLIWESESGEIVTSKVLLTTMVADSVARPLIQNFKQFNGEFGCSFCMQKGTSVLKRRGRVRAYPYEKAELRNPSQTDDLVEEALAGNPTKGVKGPSILSCLPDFNIIDGCVPDYMHSVLLGVARSITTLWFHSENNQSPWYIGHSTEQIDDILTSIKPPCNVSRVPRSVKEKKFWKAHEWNMWLFYYSIPTLKGVLPEKYLKHWFKLVKGVSLLLGENISPLHISESEGLLTEFVQEMETLYGINNVTFNVHLCLHLPNTVRNWGPLWAQSAFVFESYNGIILDMIKSSQGVSLQIMKTVWLQFAFPSFSQKTMVAASDDYLALLESFSVEKKMVQEVSRCHGVTSLGRPKICMIRNDDFLALNSISNLENRVTVKYFCRVVVNLEIVHSQNYSRTFRRNSYTVILSDREESIFSVKTFIVCDLGQGETCYAVGKYYQKVKQDICGQFKNPCYFIPVGKCLGPLVAIQASQIKEKCLFVKTVNRNVDIVFKFINHSEMLR, from the exons ATGGATCCAGTACGTTACAAAAGGTACCTCGTTGACGACGAAGCACCCGTTCCAGAAAGAACAAAGAGAAGACGTAAACGAAA ggACATTTCTGAAGATATGGGTGATGATGAAGAAGCTGTGGCCTCTTCTTCTACAACTCA gtatcTCACCCAAGAGGACAATCAAGATGACCCGGTGTCTACTGCTTCTGATGACACA atgaaCCAACCCATACCTGGCCCTAGCTCTTCACCTGGGGAAGCAGTAGAGGAACATCTAGAAGACCCCACAAGTCCAACTTTAGACCAGAAACCAACAAAAGAACAGGTGGAACTCCTGCTGCTGGCATTAAAACTCAAACACGGATTAACAAATAGAGCCTTGGAGGACATCATGCATCTTATCAACTTTATTGCTGGTCCTGGTGGGGAATTGGTTAGTGGCTCAAAGTACCTTTTCtacaaagcatttgattcagTGAAAGACATATTAGAAGTACATTATGTGTGCAAGAGTTGCAAGGTAAGCATGCAGGAAGGTCCCTTTAATGTCAAGTGCCCAGTCTGTGACCAGGACACATCAAAAGCGCATGCACAAAAAGACCAGTGTTTTTTGTACTTGCCACtaaaataccaaattaaaaaACTGCTTGAGGACCACCAATTAGGGAAACACCTGAAACACCGCTTTGAGAAGAAGGATGCCTCCATCAAAGATATACATGATggacatttatacaaaaaactATCACCCCTTGCATCACCAGACAGCATAtcactgactttcaactgtgatggagtgccagtgcacaaatcaaacacaaaaagtTTGTGGCCAATTTTGTGTACTATTAATGAACTGCCAATACAGCTACGTGCAAAACATGTTATGCTTTGTGGCCTGTGGTTtggtcaaaacaaaccaaatatgaACACTTACATGAAACCATTTGTCGATGAATGCATAGAGTTGTACTCTAATGGTCTTATATGGGAAAGTGAAAGTGGGGAAATTGTCACAAGTAAAGTACTGCTTACTACCATGGTGGCAGATTCAGTTGCTCGGCCACTGATTCAGAActttaaacagtttaatggtgagtttgggtgttctttttgtatgcagAAAGGAACAAGTGTGTTAAAACGCAGGGGGCGTGTAAGGGCTTATCCCTATGAAAAAGCAGAGTTGAGGAATCCCTCCCAGACTGATGATCTGGTGGAAGAGGCTCTTGCTGGAAACCCCACTAAGGGAGTGAAAGGGCCTAGTATTTTGTCTTGTCTACCTGATTTTAAtatcattgatggctgtgttccAGATTATATGCACAGTGTGCTGCTGGGTGTAGCAAGAAGCATCACCACGCTGTGGTTTCATTCTGAAAACAACCAATCGCCATGGTATATCGGACACTCAACAGAACAGATTGATGACATTTTAACTTCTATTAAACCCCCCTGTAATGTTTCCCGTGTCCCCCGctcagtgaaagagaaaaagttctGGAAGGCACACGAGTGGAAcatgtggttgttttattacagcataccAACATTGAAAGGGGTCTTACCTGAAAAATATCTGAAGCACTGGTTTAAGTTGGTAAAGGGGGTTTCTCTTCTACTCGGTGAGAATATATCACCACTGCACATATCAGAATCTGAGGGGTTGCTAACAGAGTTTGTTCAGGAAATGGAGACCCTTTATGGGATCAATAATGTCactttcaatgtacatttgtgccTTCATCTGCCCAATACTGTGAGGAACTGGGGTCCCCTCTGGGCACAGTctgcatttgtgtttgagtCATACAATGGGATCATTTTAGATATGATAAAGAGCAGCCagggagtttctctgcagataatgaaaacagtttggCTACAGTTTGCATTTCCATCATTTTCCCAAAAAACCATGGTGGCAGCTTCTGATGATTACTTAGCTCTCTTAGAGTCTTTTtcagttgagaaaaaaatggtGCAGGAAGTAAGTCGCTGTCATGGTGTTACATCTCTGGGTAGGCCTAAAATTTGTATGATCAGAAATGATGATTTTCTGGCCTTGAACAGCATCAGCAACCTTGAAAATAGAGTCACTGTGAAGTATTTTTGCAGAGTAGTGGTTAATCTTGAAATAGTTCATTCACAAAACTACTCGCGTACTTTTCGGAGAAACTCGTACACTGTCATTCTTTCTGATCGAGAGGaaagtattttctctgtgaAGACATTCATTGTCTGTGATCTGGGGCAGGGGGAGACATGTTATGCAGTGGGGAAGTACTaccaaaaagtgaaacaggacatctGCGGTCAATTTAAGAATCCTTGTTATTTCATCCCTGTAGGGAAATGTCTGGGGCCTTTAGTTGCTATACAAGCATCtcagataaaagaaaagtgtctgtttgttaaaactgtgaacagaaatgttgacattgtcttcaaattcattaaccacagTGAAATGCTCAGATAG
- the LOC117595443 gene encoding inner centromere protein-like isoform X2 has translation MAISALEIRYVLLEWTEGEDRGAHSILALDCVRNFSVKNFLERTEKNEKLVEWRKGRQPWPVHRARIIDVAKFEKTLQIKLRGIEMEKEVTQQTKRPHIPNSKYRDQGQTEKASKKRVDNKKRCPSKYNHEEKEEEEEEDEARHDRPSKNKRASEEEERIGDEEDIVPPSKKKTAAEFRKHLDEQMWERRKLDQMQRNLQELRNEVHSLKNENARLKDIIINQIPQMKSDIAIIAQKTGRTPVEDLDSSFSTFGEMQPTPERRQSPEDSEPFKESPMVTERFRETPQTAATAETSAKTQMEVIKGSGVFCQAEAWKAARLAPSATAMVRNLLLGTFDLETLLKSNLNGGKPTRGDGEQLVALDQIKKAAIIATLLGYCAVRCYIEEVAGSQPRADRHIYQFKAHGAEKINKINSFFFLFSFLSCFCSCSI, from the exons ATGGCGATATCAGCGTTGGAGATCCGCTATGTCCTACTTGAATGGACTGAGGGTGAGGATAGAGGGGCCCATAGTATTTTGGCTCTCGACTGTGTCCGgaatttttcagtaaaaaatttTCTTGAAAGGACTGAAAAAAACGAGAAGCTGGTGGAATGGCGAAAAGGCCGCCAACCCTGGCCGGTGCACCGAGCAAGAATTATTGACGTGGCAA AATTTGAAAAAACTCTCCAAATTAAACTGCGTGGGatcgagatggagaaagaagtcacacagcaaacaaaacGTCCTCACATCCCAAACTCAAAGTACCGTGATCAGGGGCAGACTGAGAAGGCTTCAAAGAAAAGG gTTGACAATAAAAAGAGATGTCCTTCTAAATACAACCacgaggagaaggaggaggaggaggaggaggatgaggcgcGTCATGACAGGCCTTCAAAGAACAAG cggGCCAGCGAAGAGGAGGAGCGTAttggggatgaagaggacatagTACCACCCTCTAAGAAAAAG ACAGCTGCTGAATTTAGAAAACACCTGGATGAACAGatgtgggagagaaggaaacttgaccaaatgcaaagaaatttGCAGGAGTTGAGAAATGAAGTCCATtctcttaaaaatgaaaatgcacgtCTGAAAGACATTATCATCAATC AAATCcctcaaatgaaaagtgacatcgCCATTATTGCTCAAAAG ACTGGAAGGACTCCTGTGGAGGATCTAGATTCCTCCTTCTCGACTTTTGGAGAAATGCAACCG actccagagaggagacagagcccAGAGGACAGCGAGCCCTTTAAAGAAAGTCCCATGGTGACTGAGCGCTTTCGAGAGAcaccacag ACTGCAGCAACAGCTGAGACCTCAgcgaaaacacag atggAAGTTATAAAGGGCTCTGGGGTGTTTTGCCAGGCAGAAGCGTGGAAAGCAGCCCGCCTTGCCCCCTCTGCTACTGCCATGGTGCGGAATCTCCTGCTGGGCACCTTTGATTTGGAGACTTTGCTGAAAAGCAACCTGAATg GTGGGAAGCCAACCAGAGGGGATGGGGAGCAGCTGGTCGCACTTGACCAAATTAAAAAGGCAGCCATTATTG CCACATTGCTGGGGTATTGCGCTGTAAG ATGCTACATTGAAGAAGTGGCCGGCAGCCAGCCGAGGGCAGATAGGCACATCTATCAATTCAAAGCTCACGGAGCTGAGAAGATCAACaagataaatagttttttttttctattcagttttttgtcttgtttttgttcttgttctaTTTGA